Proteins encoded by one window of Burkholderia plantarii:
- the ccrA gene encoding crotonyl-CoA carboxylase/reductase: MTDQVIDEVIAAPAQVPDVFDVGATIPFGVVPRRMHAWTIRRERHGEPQQAFTHEVVAVPEIGDDDVLMLVMAAGVNYNGVWAALGEPFSVLDLHSQPYHVAGSDASGIVWKVGRNVRRWKVGDEVIAHCSQVDGDDEECNGGDPMLSATQRIWGYETSHGSFAQFSRVQATQLLPRPQHLSWAASACYTLTLATAYRMLFGHRPHALGPGQSVLIWGAAGGLGTMAIQLAALVGAKPIAVISDDAKAAFVQRLGAAGVINRAKFDCWGVPPATTAPGHAAYMDGVRAFGKAIWQAAGEKRDVDMVFEHPGRNTFPVSCFVVKRGGMVVFCAATSGYDLTCDARYVWMRQKRIQGSHFANLKQAAEANRLVMAGRIDPCLSEVFGWDQLPEAHQKMRRNEHAPGNMAVLVNARHHDDGRRIAPPNLPSNPSPIAR, from the coding sequence ATGACTGATCAGGTGATAGACGAGGTGATCGCCGCGCCCGCCCAGGTGCCGGACGTATTCGACGTGGGCGCGACGATCCCGTTCGGCGTCGTGCCGCGGCGCATGCATGCGTGGACGATCCGCCGCGAGCGGCACGGCGAGCCGCAGCAGGCGTTCACGCATGAAGTCGTGGCGGTGCCCGAGATCGGCGACGACGACGTGCTGATGCTGGTGATGGCCGCCGGGGTCAACTACAACGGCGTGTGGGCCGCGCTCGGCGAGCCGTTCTCGGTGCTCGACCTGCACTCGCAGCCGTACCACGTCGCCGGCTCCGATGCCTCCGGCATCGTCTGGAAGGTGGGCCGCAACGTGCGGCGCTGGAAGGTGGGCGACGAGGTGATCGCGCACTGCTCGCAGGTGGACGGCGACGACGAGGAATGCAACGGCGGCGACCCGATGCTCTCGGCCACGCAGCGCATCTGGGGCTACGAGACCTCGCACGGCTCGTTCGCGCAGTTCTCGCGCGTGCAGGCCACCCAGCTGCTGCCGCGCCCGCAGCACCTGAGCTGGGCCGCCAGCGCCTGCTACACGCTCACGCTCGCCACCGCCTACCGGATGCTGTTCGGCCATCGGCCGCACGCGCTCGGCCCGGGCCAGTCGGTGCTGATCTGGGGCGCCGCGGGCGGGCTCGGCACGATGGCGATCCAGCTCGCGGCGCTGGTCGGCGCGAAGCCGATCGCCGTGATCTCCGACGACGCCAAGGCGGCCTTCGTGCAGCGGCTCGGCGCGGCCGGCGTGATCAACCGCGCGAAGTTCGACTGCTGGGGCGTGCCGCCCGCGACGACGGCGCCCGGCCATGCCGCCTACATGGACGGCGTGCGCGCGTTCGGCAAGGCGATCTGGCAGGCCGCCGGCGAGAAGCGCGACGTCGACATGGTGTTCGAGCATCCGGGGCGCAACACGTTTCCGGTGTCGTGCTTCGTGGTCAAGCGCGGCGGCATGGTGGTGTTCTGCGCGGCGACGAGCGGCTACGACCTGACCTGCGACGCGCGCTACGTCTGGATGCGCCAGAAGCGGATCCAGGGCAGCCACTTCGCGAACCTGAAGCAGGCCGCGGAAGCGAACCGGCTGGTGATGGCGGGGCGGATCGACCCGTGCCTGTCCGAGGTGTTCGGCTGGGACCAGCTGCCCGAGGCGCACCAGAAGATGCGCCGCAACGAGCACGCGCCCGGCAACATGGCCGTGCTCGTCAACGCGCGGCACCACGACGACGGCCGCCGCATCGCGCCGCCGAACCTGCCGTCGAATCCGTCGCCGATCGCGCGCTGA
- a CDS encoding type I polyketide synthase, whose amino-acid sequence MQTPPDSRIAIIGSAFRFPGEAGSHAAYWALLQAGRTALRDTPAERFDIEPYFDADPGASGTTYARRAGYVDGVFEFDPAFFGISRAEALAMDPQQRWMLELSWHALEHAGIVPSTVRGRNLGVFAGSGEVDYGRRSVWSGDPHRITTYARLGTNKAVLAGRIAYCLGVHGPAVFVDTACSSSLAAVHLAAQSLASGDCDIALAGGINLILGPEETIAMARLQAMSRSEACRPFDAAADGYMRGEGGGMVVMKRLADALRERDRIDAVLAGSAINSDGASNGLTAPNGAAQERVIRRALERAGVGAEAVAYVEAHGTGTPLGDPIELGALRNVYTHQVPRAKPLLVGSVKAQLGHLESAAGIAGLIKALLVLRHGEVPAQANFAEPNPRFRWDGSRLEVPRERVALAADAHVGVSSFGISGTNVHLVLARAPRVEAPPLPARERVLPLSARSRDGCRRLALALREQLANPGTALRDACYTASVRREHWATRVALVGTTRRDFVQALDDFIADDPSGRWHAGEAEAGPGQRGKLVFLFPGQGAWKPGVGGGLYRDNPFFHRHVDRALALLDPALAREVLGALHGERPAAVRHRVGQLAHFVFLHSLAQAWIELGCTPDVVIGHSLGEHVAAVIAGVMSVEDGLKAVEARGRLFDTETPRGAMLAVAASVDELHAWFEFGTVLFVAGINGPGQTVLSGTTEAIAAAQAVVAGKGRRVSALGTYDTPGHSPLLAPLREHFARALAPLRFAPPRIRLISTLTGRAAGAEIACVEHWLDLVEQPVRFAEALEQLAGEDCVHLEVGPGSALSNLARAATQRWDRSISSLADGPDGDEHTEPAGFAHACARLYCVGQLSSWAALYRQPPAPAELPGYPFERVHLELPRVTMRAAEAGNGHAPLAEPAGLATAARAVAGAAGHDGTNVAGALAVIRELAASVRTVPGSLDDITPLARGGFDSLALTELRTRLQQRFGRPVPVSLLARGASIASLAAFLGTAPRDGQVATVAPATRHARAGAPLVETLREGRGATLALVHPVGGDVLCYQALAAAWPGDPTIVGLRHPDLDAPPPFAARTLAGLAHDYRDALVTALGSLPDRLGGWSFGGLVAHEMAAQWEAQGHDAPPLLIIDSPFPRGAFVGRLHAIVTAAPSLEALRDDARLRELIEHELGLAALRPRMTADAFARLLAVVTSNAAALGGHAPRVVDAPIVYALATRGANGRDGAQAIAHLHGMTRGAVSFGEFDEDHDSIVAEAAARAVTAFLGESHADRGEAVADA is encoded by the coding sequence ATGCAGACGCCGCCCGACTCGCGCATCGCCATCATCGGTTCGGCCTTCCGGTTTCCGGGCGAGGCCGGTTCGCACGCCGCCTACTGGGCGCTGCTGCAGGCGGGGCGCACGGCGCTGCGCGACACGCCGGCCGAGCGCTTCGACATCGAGCCGTATTTCGACGCGGACCCCGGCGCGTCCGGCACCACCTATGCGCGCCGCGCCGGCTACGTGGACGGCGTGTTCGAGTTCGATCCGGCGTTCTTCGGCATCTCGCGCGCCGAGGCGCTGGCGATGGACCCGCAGCAGCGCTGGATGCTGGAGCTGAGCTGGCACGCGCTGGAGCATGCCGGGATCGTGCCGTCCACGGTGCGCGGGCGCAATCTCGGCGTGTTCGCCGGTAGCGGCGAGGTGGACTACGGACGGCGCAGCGTCTGGTCGGGCGACCCGCACCGCATCACCACCTACGCGCGGCTCGGCACCAACAAGGCGGTGCTGGCCGGGCGCATCGCCTATTGCCTCGGCGTGCATGGCCCGGCCGTGTTCGTCGATACCGCCTGCTCGTCGTCGCTGGCGGCCGTGCATCTGGCCGCGCAGAGTCTCGCGAGCGGCGATTGCGACATCGCGCTGGCGGGCGGCATCAACCTGATCCTCGGCCCCGAGGAAACCATCGCGATGGCGCGGCTGCAGGCGATGTCGCGCTCGGAGGCCTGCCGGCCGTTCGACGCGGCGGCCGACGGCTACATGCGCGGCGAGGGCGGCGGCATGGTCGTGATGAAGCGGCTGGCCGACGCGCTGCGCGAGCGCGACCGCATCGACGCGGTGCTGGCCGGCTCCGCGATCAACAGCGACGGCGCGAGCAACGGCCTGACCGCGCCGAACGGCGCCGCGCAGGAGCGCGTGATCCGCCGCGCGCTCGAACGGGCCGGCGTCGGCGCCGAGGCGGTGGCCTATGTCGAGGCGCACGGCACCGGCACGCCGCTGGGCGATCCGATCGAGCTTGGCGCGCTGCGCAACGTCTACACCCATCAGGTGCCGCGCGCGAAGCCGCTCCTGGTGGGCTCGGTGAAGGCGCAGCTCGGGCATCTGGAATCGGCGGCCGGCATCGCCGGGCTGATCAAGGCGCTGCTGGTGCTGCGCCATGGCGAGGTGCCGGCCCAGGCGAACTTCGCCGAGCCGAACCCGCGCTTTCGCTGGGACGGCAGCCGGCTGGAGGTGCCGCGCGAGCGCGTGGCGCTGGCCGCCGACGCGCATGTCGGCGTGAGCAGCTTCGGCATCAGCGGCACCAACGTGCACCTGGTGCTCGCGCGCGCGCCGCGGGTCGAGGCGCCGCCGCTGCCGGCGCGCGAACGCGTGCTGCCGCTGTCGGCGCGCTCGCGTGACGGCTGCCGCCGGCTCGCGCTGGCGCTGCGCGAGCAGCTCGCGAATCCGGGCACCGCCTTGCGCGACGCCTGCTACACGGCCAGCGTGCGGCGCGAGCATTGGGCCACGCGCGTCGCGCTGGTCGGCACCACGCGGCGCGACTTCGTGCAGGCGCTCGACGATTTCATCGCCGACGATCCGAGCGGACGCTGGCATGCGGGCGAGGCCGAAGCAGGCCCGGGGCAGCGCGGCAAGCTGGTGTTCCTGTTCCCGGGCCAGGGCGCCTGGAAGCCCGGCGTCGGCGGCGGGCTCTATCGCGACAATCCGTTTTTCCATCGCCACGTCGATCGCGCGCTCGCGCTGCTCGATCCGGCGCTCGCGCGCGAGGTGCTGGGCGCGCTGCACGGCGAGCGGCCGGCGGCGGTGCGCCACCGCGTCGGCCAGCTCGCGCACTTCGTGTTTCTTCATTCGCTCGCGCAGGCCTGGATCGAGCTGGGCTGCACGCCCGACGTGGTGATCGGCCATTCGCTCGGCGAGCACGTGGCCGCCGTGATCGCCGGCGTGATGTCGGTGGAGGACGGCCTGAAGGCGGTCGAGGCGCGCGGGCGCCTGTTCGACACCGAGACGCCGCGCGGCGCGATGCTCGCGGTGGCGGCCAGCGTGGACGAACTGCACGCCTGGTTCGAATTCGGCACGGTGCTGTTCGTGGCCGGCATCAACGGCCCCGGGCAGACGGTGCTGAGCGGCACCACCGAGGCGATCGCGGCGGCGCAGGCGGTGGTGGCGGGCAAGGGGCGTCGCGTCTCGGCGCTCGGCACCTACGACACGCCCGGGCATTCGCCGCTGCTCGCACCGCTGCGCGAGCACTTCGCGCGCGCGCTGGCGCCGCTGCGCTTCGCGCCGCCGCGCATCCGCCTGATCTCGACGCTGACGGGCCGGGCCGCCGGCGCGGAGATCGCGTGCGTCGAGCACTGGCTCGATCTGGTCGAGCAGCCGGTGCGCTTCGCCGAGGCGCTCGAGCAACTGGCCGGCGAGGACTGCGTGCATCTCGAGGTGGGGCCGGGCAGCGCGCTGTCGAACCTCGCGCGCGCGGCCACCCAGCGCTGGGATCGCTCGATCAGCTCGCTCGCCGACGGCCCGGACGGCGACGAACACACCGAGCCGGCCGGCTTCGCGCATGCCTGCGCGCGGCTCTATTGCGTCGGGCAGCTGTCCAGCTGGGCCGCGCTCTACCGGCAGCCGCCGGCGCCGGCCGAGCTGCCGGGCTATCCGTTCGAGCGCGTGCATCTGGAACTGCCGCGCGTGACGATGCGGGCGGCCGAGGCCGGCAACGGCCATGCGCCGCTGGCCGAACCGGCCGGCCTCGCCACCGCGGCCCGCGCGGTGGCCGGGGCCGCCGGGCACGACGGGACGAACGTGGCCGGCGCGCTCGCCGTGATCCGCGAGCTTGCCGCCTCGGTGCGCACGGTGCCGGGCTCGCTCGACGACATCACGCCGCTCGCGCGCGGCGGCTTCGATTCGCTCGCGCTCACCGAGCTGCGCACGCGGCTGCAGCAGCGCTTCGGCCGGCCGGTGCCGGTCTCGCTGCTCGCGCGCGGCGCGTCGATTGCCTCGCTCGCCGCGTTCCTCGGCACGGCGCCGCGAGACGGGCAGGTCGCCACGGTGGCGCCGGCCACGCGCCACGCACGTGCCGGCGCGCCGCTCGTCGAGACGCTGCGCGAAGGGCGCGGCGCCACGCTCGCGCTGGTGCATCCGGTGGGCGGCGACGTGCTCTGCTATCAGGCGCTCGCCGCGGCCTGGCCCGGCGACCCGACCATCGTCGGCCTGCGGCACCCCGATCTCGACGCGCCGCCGCCGTTCGCGGCGCGCACGCTGGCGGGCCTCGCGCACGACTATCGCGACGCGCTCGTCACGGCGCTCGGCAGCCTGCCGGACCGGCTCGGCGGCTGGTCGTTCGGCGGCCTCGTCGCGCACGAGATGGCGGCGCAGTGGGAGGCGCAGGGGCATGACGCGCCGCCCTTGCTGATCATCGACAGCCCGTTCCCGCGCGGCGCGTTCGTGGGCCGCCTGCACGCGATCGTGACAGCGGCGCCGAGCCTCGAGGCGCTGCGCGACGACGCGCGACTGCGCGAGCTGATCGAGCACGAGCTCGGGCTGGCGGCGCTGCGGCCGAGGATGACGGCCGACGCGTTCGCGCGGCTGCTGGCGGTCGTCACCTCGAACGCCGCCGCGCTCGGCGGCCACGCGCCGCGCGTGGTCGACGCCCCGATCGTCTACGCGCTCGCCACGCGCGGCGCGAACGGCCGCGACGGCGCGCAGGCGATCGCGCACCTGCACGGCATGACGCGCGGCGCGGTCAGCTTCGGCGAGTTCGACGAGGATCACGACTCGATCGTGGCCGAGGCGGCGGCGCGGGCCGTCACCGCGTTCCTTGGCGAGAGCCACGCCGATCGCGGCGAAGCCGTGGCCGACGCCTGA